In Candidatus Obscuribacterales bacterium, one DNA window encodes the following:
- a CDS encoding NAD(P)/FAD-dependent oxidoreductase, translating into MTEQRLQHRDGDYDVVIIGSGIGGLVAGALLARYGKSVVVCESHSIAGGAAHSFERQGFQFDSGPSFYCGLGDRASINPLRQVLDVLGESLEAIAYDPLGHYHFPDRTVPIYGDGDRYRATLAAVTPQGAQEFAAFEARLLALYQALRPIPTLALRADWHLALTLLRRYPGALLNLLPHLGILQSSVGQVMDRTVRDPWVRRLIDLECFLLSGLPAHGTIVPEMAVMLGERSHSQVDYPKGGSGAIVQALVRGLQRWGGELRLNTHVQEILVQQGRAVGVGLKRGGEIRARTVISNATIWDTYRYLLPPDAVLESVRQAALDTPAVHSFMHLHLGIRSQGLESLTGHHVVVQDGPDLTQPGQTCMISIPSVWDASLAPAGHHVIHAYTLEPYEPWRSLSPDQYNQRKQDRSQVLYRALERVIPDLGDRLVLELIGTPRTHARFLRRHQGTYGPAIAADQGLFPSTHTTIPGLYRVGDSTLPGIGIPAVAASGILCANTLVSSSQTADLLAGLSS; encoded by the coding sequence ATGACAGAACAACGCCTCCAACACCGAGATGGCGATTACGATGTGGTGATCATTGGCAGCGGCATTGGTGGGCTAGTGGCAGGGGCGCTGCTGGCTCGCTATGGCAAGTCGGTGGTGGTTTGTGAAAGCCACAGCATTGCCGGTGGGGCAGCCCATAGCTTTGAGCGTCAGGGCTTTCAGTTCGACTCGGGGCCGTCTTTTTACTGTGGGCTGGGCGATCGCGCCTCCATCAATCCGCTCCGTCAGGTTCTGGATGTTCTGGGTGAATCCTTAGAGGCGATCGCCTATGACCCGCTGGGGCATTACCATTTTCCCGATAGGACGGTGCCGATCTATGGCGATGGCGATCGCTATCGAGCTACCCTGGCCGCCGTCACCCCCCAAGGTGCCCAGGAATTTGCCGCTTTTGAAGCTCGTTTACTGGCGCTGTATCAAGCCCTGCGTCCAATTCCCACCCTGGCTCTTCGAGCCGATTGGCATCTGGCGCTGACCCTGCTCCGTCGCTACCCCGGCGCGTTGCTGAATCTCCTGCCCCATCTGGGAATTCTGCAATCCTCCGTGGGCCAGGTGATGGATCGCACCGTGCGCGACCCTTGGGTGCGGCGATTGATTGATCTGGAATGTTTTCTGCTGTCGGGTCTGCCAGCTCACGGGACAATTGTGCCGGAAATGGCGGTGATGCTGGGGGAGCGATCGCACTCCCAGGTGGACTATCCCAAGGGCGGCAGTGGGGCGATCGTGCAGGCGCTGGTGCGGGGTCTACAGCGTTGGGGAGGAGAGCTGCGGCTGAATACCCATGTGCAAGAGATCTTGGTTCAGCAAGGACGGGCTGTTGGCGTAGGGCTGAAACGCGGTGGTGAGATTCGCGCTCGGACGGTGATTTCCAATGCCACGATTTGGGATACCTACCGGTACCTGCTGCCCCCGGATGCGGTACTTGAATCAGTGCGGCAGGCGGCTCTGGACACTCCTGCCGTCCATAGCTTCATGCACCTGCATTTGGGAATTCGCAGCCAGGGGCTAGAGTCGTTGACGGGACATCACGTGGTGGTGCAAGACGGCCCAGACCTCACCCAGCCAGGTCAAACCTGCATGATCTCGATTCCCTCGGTGTGGGATGCCAGTTTGGCTCCCGCTGGTCATCATGTGATCCATGCCTATACCTTGGAACCCTATGAGCCTTGGCGATCGCTTTCCCCAGATCAATACAACCAGCGCAAACAAGACCGGTCTCAAGTGCTCTACCGGGCCCTAGAGCGGGTGATTCCTGACTTGGGCGATCGCTTGGTCTTGGAACTGATCGGCACCCCCCGCACCCATGCCCGCTTCCTGCGCCGCCATCAGGGTACCTACGGGCCGGCAATCGCTGCTGACCAAGGGCTATTTCCCAGCACCCATACTACAATTCCCGGTCTATACCGCGTTGGCGACAGCACCCTCCCCGG
- a CDS encoding DUF2949 domain-containing protein: MNPLQSKLIRFLQADLDLSDAAIATALRQLNGQLPHLLPMVLWQYGLVTLEQLDSIFDWLETA, translated from the coding sequence ATGAATCCCCTTCAATCCAAACTTATTCGCTTCCTCCAAGCTGACCTTGACCTTTCCGATGCAGCGATCGCCACTGCTCTGCGACAATTGAATGGGCAACTTCCTCACCTGTTGCCCATGGTGCTTTGGCAATATGGTTTGGTGACTCTAGAGCAGCTCGACAGTATTTTTGACTGGCTAGAAACGGCCTAA